CTGAAGATCTCGGCCCGGTTTCCGACCGACCACTTTCTGTTGGAGAGCGTGGAGGGAGGGGAGAAGTGGGCCCGGTATTCTTTCATCGGTTTCGACCCGCATCTCCGGTTTCGAGCCGACGCGAAGGGGATCTCGGTTCAACAGGGAGGGGAGACGCGGGACGTTCCCGTCACCGGGGATCCGCTCGACGCGCTCGCGGGCATCCTGAAGGAGATCCGGTATCGTCCCGCGCCGGGACTCCCGAGGCTTTCGGGCGGGGCGGTCGGCTACATCGGATACGACTATGTCCGGTACCTCGAAAAGGTCGGGGGAAACCGGCCGTTGACCGACGCTCCCGACGCCATGTTCCTCTTTCCGTCCCGGCTCGTGATCTTCGACAACGTCCGGCACACGATCCTCATCGTCGCTCACGGTTCGGTTCGCGCAGGGGAGGATCCGGGCGCCGCCTACGGTCGAACGCTTGAAGCGATCGAGGAAGTTCGTGGAATCCTCCACGTGCCGCTGGAAGGATCCGAGGTCCCGGACAGGGACGACGGTGGGGAGCCCCCGACGTTCGAGATGGCCCGAGGGACGTTTCTCGACGCAGTGCGCAAGGCCAAGGAGCACATCCGGAACGGCGACATCATTCAGGCGGTTCTCTCCAACCGGGCCACCGTCCGCACGCGGCGGACTCCCGCCGAGGTGTATCGGGTACTTCGCGCCCTCAATCCCTCCCCCTACATGTACCTGCTGAGAATGGGGAATCTGTCGGTTGTCGGTTCCTCGCCGGAGATCCTCGTCCGGCTTGAGGGGGATGAGATCCAGCTCCGGCCGATTGCGGGGACGCGCCCAAGGGGCGCCACCCCTTCGGAAGACCGACGGCTGGAGGCGGAGCTGCTGTCGGATCCGAAGGAACTCGCGGAGCACGTTATGCTTGTGGACCTTGGCCGAAACGACGTCGGCCGGGTCGCGGCGTGGGGATCCGTGAAAGCCGACGAACTGATGGGGATCGAGCGGTACTCGCACGTCATGCACATCGTTTCGAACGTGGTCGGGAAGCTTCGCGCGGGGCTCACGGCGTTCGACGTGCTCCGCGCTGCATTTCCCGCGGGGACGGTCTCGGGAGCACCGAAGGTACGGGCAATGCAGATCATCTCCGATCTCGAACCGTTCCGCCGCGGGATCTACGCGGGGGCGGTGGGATATTTCGACCTGCAGGGAAGCATGGACTTCTGCATCGCCATCCGGACCATCGTGATGTCGGAGGGGGAGGCGATGATCCAGGCCGGGGCGGGGATCGTAGCGGATTCCGACCCGGCGCGGGAGTGGGACGAGATCCTGAGCAAGGCGAAGATCCTTTTCCGCGCCGTTGGCGTTTCGCCGGACGGGCTGGAGGCGCAATGATCGCCGTCATCGACAATTACGATTCGTTCACCTGGAACCTCGTGCAATATTTCAGCGAACTCGGCGCCGAGGTGGCGGTGTTCCGCAACGACGCGATCACGGTGGAGGAACTGGTGCTCCGCCATCCCGCCGGCCTGGTGATCTCGCCGGGGCCGGGAGGGCCGGACGAGGCCGGGATCTCTCTTGACGCGATCCGGGCATTCGAGGACCGGATCCCCATCCTCGGCGTCTGCCTGGGGCACCAGTGCATCGGGCAGGCGTTCGGCGGACGGATCGTTCACGCCCAGGCGCTCATGCACGGGAAGACCTCCCGCGTTCGGCACAACGGCAAGGGGATCTTCTCGATGGTGGAGAACCCGATGACCGCCACGCGGTACCATTCTCTCGCCGTGGAGCGCGGGACCCTTCCCCCGGAGCTGGAAGTGAGTGCGGAGGCCGAGGACGGAGAGGTGATGGGGGTCCGCCACCTCGAAAAACCGGTCTTCGGCGTGCAGTTCCACCCGGAGTCGATCCTGACCCAATCGGGAATGCGGCTTCTCGAGAATTTCCTTTCCCTGATCGACCCCTCCCAGCCGGTCCTGCGCGAGTTCGGGAACATCCGGGAGGCGATCGCCGCCGTGTCGGGGCGCAAGAACCTGTCGGCCGACGGGATGCGGGACGCGATGCGGATGATCATGGGGGGAGAGGCTTCCCCCGCCCAGATCTCGTCGTTCCTGTCCTGTCTTTCCATGAAGGGGGAGACGATCACGGAGATCGCCGCGGCTGCCGAGGTGATGCGCCAGAAGGCGATCCGCATTGTCCCTCCGGCGGGGAAAGAAGCGCTCGACACGTGCGGGACAGGCGGGGACCGCGCCGGCACGTTCAACATT
The Candidatus Deferrimicrobium sp. genome window above contains:
- the trpE gene encoding anthranilate synthase component I yields the protein MIVPDKEQFLRQAEVGTLVPVFREYHADLETPVSAYLKISARFPTDHFLLESVEGGEKWARYSFIGFDPHLRFRADAKGISVQQGGETRDVPVTGDPLDALAGILKEIRYRPAPGLPRLSGGAVGYIGYDYVRYLEKVGGNRPLTDAPDAMFLFPSRLVIFDNVRHTILIVAHGSVRAGEDPGAAYGRTLEAIEEVRGILHVPLEGSEVPDRDDGGEPPTFEMARGTFLDAVRKAKEHIRNGDIIQAVLSNRATVRTRRTPAEVYRVLRALNPSPYMYLLRMGNLSVVGSSPEILVRLEGDEIQLRPIAGTRPRGATPSEDRRLEAELLSDPKELAEHVMLVDLGRNDVGRVAAWGSVKADELMGIERYSHVMHIVSNVVGKLRAGLTAFDVLRAAFPAGTVSGAPKVRAMQIISDLEPFRRGIYAGAVGYFDLQGSMDFCIAIRTIVMSEGEAMIQAGAGIVADSDPAREWDEILSKAKILFRAVGVSPDGLEAQ
- a CDS encoding bifunctional anthranilate synthase component II/anthranilate phosphoribosyltransferase, translated to MIAVIDNYDSFTWNLVQYFSELGAEVAVFRNDAITVEELVLRHPAGLVISPGPGGPDEAGISLDAIRAFEDRIPILGVCLGHQCIGQAFGGRIVHAQALMHGKTSRVRHNGKGIFSMVENPMTATRYHSLAVERGTLPPELEVSAEAEDGEVMGVRHLEKPVFGVQFHPESILTQSGMRLLENFLSLIDPSQPVLREFGNIREAIAAVSGRKNLSADGMRDAMRMIMGGEASPAQISSFLSCLSMKGETITEIAAAAEVMRQKAIRIVPPAGKEALDTCGTGGDRAGTFNISTTVAFVAAGAGIAVAKHGNRSVTSRSGSADVLEALGMDLNADPTRVQRAIDEAGITFMFAPRFHAAMKYAIGPRREIAIRTIFNILGPISNPAGVRRQVVGVFSEELGDTYARVLAESGHLHAFVVHGTDGLDEVSLAAPTIVWEVREGKVKRFLFDPRPFGFEYVPMGALRGGDAAANAKILMGVLSGDPGPARQAVLVNAAFAVVAGGAAEDLRDGVRTATRSIDSGAAMERLRGFLAILGKREAR